Proteins from a single region of Amycolatopsis sp. CA-230715:
- a CDS encoding MFS transporter: MTGNESTDRRELRTVVASSVIGTTVEWYDFFLYGTAAGIVFNKFYFPSDDPLVGTLLSFATFALGFIARPIGGLIFGHIGDRVGRKRTLIATMLIMGLATCAIGLIPTYDTIGVAAPIILVLLRLAQGVAIGGEWGGAVLMAVEYAPKGKRGFYGSFPQMGLALGLMLGTGVFAGLNSLMPSDAFLTWGWRIAFELSAILVLVGMVIRLKVIETPAFRKMEEHEAKATVPALELAKDRRSRRHVLLGMGSRLHEGIAFNTWAVFSISYGTGTIGMSRQPLLLGVMAAAAVMLVFIPVFGRASDRFGRRQVFAIGAILTGVAAYPALASLGTAKPVLVAVSLVVVLGVCYPIMYGPQAAFYAELFPTPVRCTGISFVYQFSGIFASGMTPLILAWLVGAAGGGYGLVLAYVLVATVVSTACTLAIRKRDLITEEVEAGEVPGALRVSPA, from the coding sequence ATGACCGGCAACGAAAGCACCGACCGTCGTGAGCTCCGCACCGTCGTGGCGTCCAGCGTCATCGGGACCACGGTCGAGTGGTATGACTTCTTCCTCTACGGCACCGCCGCCGGGATCGTGTTCAACAAGTTCTACTTCCCCAGTGACGATCCCCTAGTAGGCACGCTCCTGTCGTTCGCGACCTTCGCGCTCGGCTTCATCGCGCGGCCGATCGGCGGGCTGATCTTCGGCCACATCGGCGACCGCGTCGGGCGCAAGCGGACGCTCATCGCGACCATGCTGATCATGGGGCTGGCGACCTGCGCGATCGGGCTCATCCCCACCTACGACACGATCGGCGTGGCCGCGCCGATCATCCTCGTGCTCCTGCGGCTCGCACAGGGCGTCGCCATCGGCGGCGAATGGGGCGGCGCCGTGCTGATGGCGGTGGAGTACGCGCCCAAGGGCAAACGCGGGTTCTACGGGAGCTTCCCGCAGATGGGACTCGCGCTCGGGCTCATGCTGGGCACCGGGGTCTTCGCCGGGCTGAACTCGCTGATGCCCAGCGACGCCTTCCTGACGTGGGGTTGGCGGATCGCGTTCGAACTGTCCGCGATCCTGGTGCTGGTCGGCATGGTCATCCGGCTGAAGGTCATCGAGACGCCCGCCTTCCGCAAGATGGAAGAGCACGAGGCGAAGGCGACGGTGCCCGCGCTCGAACTCGCCAAGGACCGGCGCTCACGGCGCCACGTCCTGCTCGGCATGGGCAGCAGGTTGCACGAGGGCATCGCGTTCAACACCTGGGCGGTCTTCTCGATCTCCTACGGCACCGGCACGATCGGGATGAGCCGCCAGCCGCTGCTGCTGGGCGTGATGGCGGCCGCGGCGGTGATGCTGGTGTTCATCCCGGTGTTCGGCCGCGCGTCCGACCGCTTCGGGCGGCGGCAGGTGTTCGCCATCGGCGCGATCCTCACCGGGGTCGCGGCGTACCCGGCGCTCGCGTCGCTCGGCACCGCCAAGCCGGTGCTCGTCGCGGTGTCACTGGTCGTGGTGCTCGGCGTCTGCTACCCGATCATGTACGGGCCGCAGGCGGCGTTCTACGCCGAGCTGTTCCCCACCCCGGTCCGCTGCACGGGGATTTCCTTCGTGTACCAGTTCTCCGGCATCTTCGCCTCCGGGATGACGCCGTTGATCCTGGCGTGGCTCGTCGGCGCGGCGGGCGGCGGCTACGGCCTCGTGCTGGCCTACGTGCTCGTCGCGACGGTGGTGAGCACGGCCTGCACGCTGGCCATCCGGAAACGGGATCTGATCACCGAGGAAGTCGAAGCGGGCGAAGTCCCCGGTGCGCTTCGGGTTTCCCCGGCCTGA